Part of the Paenibacillus kyungheensis genome, AACTTTAATTCATCGCATAATAGTTTGCGATTTTGCAATACATCTTCCGGTTGATCTTCTACATGATAGGCGAGATTAAACGAATCATAAGGCGCTTTACTGACTCCGCCTTTACGTCCGGTGAATCCTGCTGTGATTCCTTGACTATAGGCAGAAGTATCTAACTCAAATAATTCAGGTCCGCTCTCTATCGTACGGCTTACAAACTTCTCCATGTATATCCCTCTATTTTTCAAATTTTCAATGCATTAATTATACTCTAATGATATAAAAACAACAAAAAAGTTCTTTCTACTTTTAAATTTAGCTAAAGTAGAAAGAACTTTTTTAAACAAATATCAAATTATGAGGTTGAGCCAATAATAAAACTATTTTTCCAAGAAAATTTATCACCTAGTTCGGAAAATACTATACTAACCGGACCAATGGTAGCAGAACCAGGTACATCTGAATAAGGATGAGTATACGCACTAGCAAAAAGTCCAGTAGTACCTTTAAGACTAACAGGTATTCTAATTTCAGAAGCTAGATAACCACTTCCCCCGCTAGTTAATGTCTTAAATTTAGCATGAACACCATATACTGAAGATTCATCAATACTCTTGAAACCATTGACTGGCTGAAATACTCCTTTAGACCCTACTCCAGTAACTCCTGATTGCCAAGCCATTCCAACGCGATCAGTAGTTGCTATAATAGGCAAAGCACTCCATGAAAAATTTGTTCTATAAGAATACTTAAACTCTTTTGCATTAGCAGTTTTACCAATATATATTAATGAGCCACTACCTTTAAAAATCCCTTTACCATCACTGCCCATCAAACTTTTGTTCTGTGGTATCCCTAAGCTCTTTAGATCATTTTGTTTTATTTGTTCAATCTCAGATTTATTGCTATTATCTATACTATGATTTTTACCTTCTAAATCTGTATAAGACTCTTCATAGTTTTCGGTATTGGTATTTACTTTTATTCCTCCTTCACTGATGATTTCATTTTTTTCTTGATCCGACATCAGACTTATTTCATCCTTATTAAAATTCATTGCTGCTAAGAAATTATCTTTCTCGTTAGTTTCTAGTTTATCTTCAGGATTTTGAATTGCTTCGATTCTTCCATCTTGTAATTCTGTTACATAATTGTTCTCTACTATCTGCGTATTACTTTTTTGTTCTAATTGATTCGCATTTGAAAAACTTGGAAAAAGAGCTAGGGATATAGCTAAAGTAACTCCAGTAAATATTTTTTTGTTCAAAATAAGCCTCCTGTATATATGTATTTTGAATATTTGTAAAGTCTAACACTACTGAACTATAATGTCTAATTTACCAAAAAAAGAAAAAAGTATGTAACTAATAAAAGTTACATACTTTTTTAAGGTTTAATTTTAATCGTTTTTATGACGAGAACGATTGCGTAGGAATGTTGGAATATCCAACTGATCTCCACTAGGTTGTGTAGTATTTGTATTGTTGTACGGACGTGATGTCGGAGCTTTGTCTTCTGCATTCGTTGGTGCAGTAGGTGTAGATTCATCGACAGGCTGAGACGGACGACGTACCGGTGGCAATGGTTGTGCTGGTTTGTGTTCAAATCCTGTTGCGATAACAGTAACTTTGATCTCTTCTTTGAGGTCTTCATCAATAATCGCACCGAAGATCATATTTACTTCTGGATCAGAAGCTGAAATAACGATCTCTGCTGCTTCATTGACTTCATACAAGGAAAGGTTATTACCGCCAGTGATGTTCATAATCACACCACGTGCACCTTCGATCGAAGTTTCAAGCAATGGACTCATAATCGCTTTACGTGCTGCTTCTGCTGCACGATTTTCTCCTGTAGCTTCACCAATACCCATCAAAGCTGAACCACGTTCAGTCATGATCGTTTTTACATCGGCAAAGTCAAGGTTGATTAGTCCCGGTACAGCAATTAGATCAGAGATACCTTGTACAGCTTGACGCAACACATTATCTGCTTCACGGAAAGCTTCTAACATCGGTGTCTTTTTATCTACAATTTCAAGCAAGCGATCATTAGGAATAACGATCAATGTATCGACTTTTTCTTTCAATCCTTCGATACCTAGCTCTGCTTGTGAAAAACGCTTACGTCCTTCAAATGTAA contains:
- the ftsZ gene encoding cell division protein FtsZ, whose product is MLEFDFEMESLAQIKVIGVGGGGSNAVNRMIENGVQGVEFITVNTDAQALHLAKSEHKLQIGDKLTRGLGAGANPDVGKKAAEESRDLIMSTLKGADMVFVTAGMGGGTGTGAAPVIAEIARECGALTVGVVTRPFTFEGRKRFSQAELGIEGLKEKVDTLIVIPNDRLLEIVDKKTPMLEAFREADNVLRQAVQGISDLIAVPGLINLDFADVKTIMTERGSALMGIGEATGENRAAEAARKAIMSPLLETSIEGARGVIMNITGGNNLSLYEVNEAAEIVISASDPEVNMIFGAIIDEDLKEEIKVTVIATGFEHKPAQPLPPVRRPSQPVDESTPTAPTNAEDKAPTSRPYNNTNTTQPSGDQLDIPTFLRNRSRHKND